A single Metarhizium brunneum chromosome 5, complete sequence DNA region contains:
- the sec73 gene encoding Protein transport protein sec73 has product MASETDIRRHATFNVPRPSNDDGDDDDYEAAPSSSSAAQPVVAGDSYSLSQPDTHQSEPPEHSPEPPTSESERQNKRRPFSILRYRNASDSQLSLRARQQAEAPPPVPRPPAIITTAPTNDIAGPKKVASRMSLAAKFRRSNDIARSGRRDASIDTMHRGNHLADGRDLASSRASDEPVYRRPSTQAAALPNGTSLNALDNRQSESSRSDASSGDHVSRSSPTTTPKKPPSSTPFFKLRKSKKPPEPLFPVAHLQQKNIVKGENLSSASLGTGVTPRPVSSQSATPRASNGDGDEIHITQSSAASALFVRGSGQHSGQSSPTRTNLLRGRSSTMSSMGRDSTDDHLLPPTTRTSTSIGRKSFGDLFGLGRIRQNSELSRQGTLTPATPGSITSKSNSLQLPRDSVILPERQGNESPAKYLARLEGVVSRGVIASALSKGADPFSVAVLRSYMRSFSFFGDPMDMAIRKLLMEAELPKETQQIDRCLQAFANRYHECNPGIYSSPDQAYFIAFSLLILHTDVFNKNNKHKMQKSDYLKNTRGEGIFDDILECFYDNISYTPFIHVEDDLDLTNDRMQNNKSKKKLLSGNGADPAKRAAKEPIDPYTLILDGNLDALRPNLKEAMHLDDHYNYLGTAPSFNLKDLQNTFFKTGVLQIVSPRSRPDAFMSEKTATNPNDAHPGIVDIKVTKVGLLWRKDAKKRKTRSPWQEWGAILTGAQLYFFRNTSWVKNLIHQYEGHLKGGHDGIPIIFKPPLEEFKPDALMSTHAAVALVDTAYKKHKNAFLYVRQGGLDEVLLADSEEERNDWLAKLNYAAAFRTSGIRMRGVVGANFDGQGRRGMRRLDSSDATQLIQTPTGPVSIARGYIDHKMAEDIQTARRDGMQQKICEADKKVEEAQKLLEEQLRNARHLQILAPIQPRTREQLLLAAARMSAQLRWTRMEIWREKCHRDILVQDLADDEVPLLQSALQSDSQSVPSMPQPPLTRLESKSKHQTVDEKSPQTPTENSLSQIPSTVSTGKVIDSPTKTSVPQTPPQSAGKESWHAKSDAKSMRQGSISSIAVAAAQPSTPTPHAKAFQDEDIASSSRTSDTGQDDVDADERDFLKQAGLWEAKSRRASLERTPMSTVTEGNEYSVTTDRDKLERSKIRRSLQRTLRESAGHLSHHRSKRGRDTGPPVVGSVDDGTRETTLSRGTGSFVVHGKKASVINLGTELQTLSQEDKIMSRKQHQSLQQDQQDQPATPLLGSDSLDDDFHSALETPSESNGTSSRRNSVASTSTATARSFRDLHRKYSSAQAARSVSGGRLAIPSDGESEVGPSIRDGRKSPQMASGTRLEDLEAGAYSQVSESVTEDKKLDGEVCESDESCSNDEDTRLEPETLTTQPIQVVRV; this is encoded by the exons ATGGCTAGTGAGACGGATATCCGACGCCATGCAACCTTCAACGTGCCTCGGCCATCcaacgacgatggcgacgacgacgattaTGAAGCTGCaccctcttcctcgtcagcaGCACAGCCCGTCGTTGCGGGAGACTCTTACTCATTGTCTCAGCCGGATACTCACCAATCCGAGCCGCCCGAGCACAGTCCTGAGCCACCCACGTCCGAGTCTGAACGACAAAACAAACGCCGCCCGTTTTCCATCCTGCGATATCGAAACGCCTCCGATTCTCAGTTGTCTTTAAGAGCCAGGCAACAGGCTGAAGCACCGCCTCCTGTTCCACGGC CACCCGCCATCATTACAACTGCTCCTACCAACGATATCGCAGGCCCGAAAAAAGTGGCATCACGTATGAGTTTGGCCGCAAAGTTTCGCCGGTCCAATGATATTGCCAGGAGCGGCAGACGTGATGCCTCCATAGACACCATGCACAGGGGAAATCACTTGGCTGATGGTCGAGATCTTGCGTCTAGCCGGGCGTCGGATGAGCCAGTATATCGTCGGCCATCAACTCAGGCGGCAGCATTGCCCAATGGTACCTCCCTTAATGCATTGGACAATCGTCAATCAGAATCTTCCAGATCTGATGCCAGCTCTGGCGATCACGTCTCCCGTTCAAGTCCGACCACAACCCCCAAGAAGCCTCCCTCTAGCACGCCATTTTTCAAACTTCGCAAATCCAAGAAGCCTCCAGAACCTTTGTTCCCTGTAGCTCACCTCCAACAAAAGAATATAGTCAAGGGCGAGAATCTATCGTCAGCCTCTCTTGGCACTGGCGTCACACCTCGCCCAGTGTCATCGCAGAGCGCCACCCCTCGAGCTTCCAACGGCGATGGAGATGAAATCCATATAACCCAAAgttctgctgcttctgctttgTTTGTCCGGGGAAGTGGGCAACATTCCGGTCAATCATCCCCTACGCGGACAAATCTACTCAGGGGTCGGTCCTCTACCATGAGTTCAATGGGTAGAGACTCCACCGATGACCACCTGTTACCTCCAACTACCCGTACATCGACATCTATTGGCCGGAAGAGCTTCGGCGACTTGTTTGGGCTTGGTCGTATCAGACAAAATTCTGAACTCAGTCGCCAAGGGACACTGACACCCGCCACCCCTGGCTCAATAACCTCCAAGAGCAACTCATTGCAATTGCCAAGAGATTCGGTCATCCTGCCAGAACGCCAAGGCAATGAGTCCCCTGCGAAGTATCTGGCTCGTCTGGAAGGTGTGGTAAGCCGAGGGGTCATTGCATCTGCCTTGTCAAAGGGAGCTGATCCATTTTCTGTTGCCGTGCTCCGAAGTTACATGAGGAGCTTTAGTTTCTTCGGGGATCCTATGGATATGGCTATTAGAAAGTTGCTGATGGAGGCCGAGCTACCCAAGGAGACTCAGCAAATTGATCGATGCTTGCAGGCGTTTGCTAACCGCTATCACGAATGCAATCCCGGTATCTACTCATCTCCAGACCAAGCTTACTTTATAGCATTCTCACTTCTTATATTACACACGGATGTATTCAATAAGAACAACAAGCACAAAATGCAAAAGTCGGATTATTTGAAGAACACGCGGGGAGAGGGTATATTTGATGATATCCTCGAGTGCTTCTACGATAATATTTCATACACTCCTTTCATTCACGTTGAGGATGACCTGGACTTGACGAACGACCGCATGCAAAACAACAAGTCCAAAAAGAAGTTGCTTTCTGGGAATGGCGCTGACCCGGCAAAGCGCGCTGCAAAGGAACCCATTGACCCCTATACGCTCATTCTTGACGGCAATTTAGATGCGTTGCGGCCAAATTTGAAGGAGGCCATGCACTTGGATGATCATTATAATTATTTAGGGACTGCGCCTTCCTTTAATCTGAAGGACCTGCAAAACACCTTTTTTAAAACCGGGGTCCTCCAGATCGTGTCACCTAGATCACGGCCAGACGCATTCATGTCGGAAAAGACGGCCACAAACCCCAATGATGCTCATCCGGGAATCGTGGATATCAAAGTCACCAAAGTTGGGTTGTTGTGGCGGAAGGATGCCAAAAAGAGGAAGACACGATCACCGTGGCAAGAATGGGGCGCGATTTTGACTGGAGCCCAATTGTATTTTTTCCGAAATACAAGCTGGGTGAAGAATCTAATCCATCAATATGAGGGCCATCTCAAAGGTGGGCATGATGGTATACCAATTATATTCAAGCCTCCGCTTGAAGAGTTCAAACCAGATGCTTTGATGTCTACACATGCCGCTGTGGCGCTCGTCGACACTGCATACAAGAAACATAAAAACGCATTCTTATATGTTCGACAAGGTGGCTTAGATGAAGTGCTTTTGGCAGACAGCGAGGAAGAACGCAATGactggctggccaagctcaactACGCTGCTGCGTTCAGGACGTCGGGAATTCGGATGCGTGGTGTGGTGGGAGCCAACTTTGACGGTCAAGGTCGCCGGGGCATGCGTCGTTTGGACAGCTCTGACGCGACACAACTAATACAAACTCCCACTGGTCCTGTTTCAATCGCACGGGGCTACATTGATCATAAAATGGCCGAAGATATACAGACGGCAAGACGCGATGGCATGCAACAAAAGATTTGCGAGGCTGATAAGAAAGTTGAAGAAGCTCAGAAATTGTTGGAGGAACAGTTGAGGAATGCAAGGCACCTCCAGATTCTAGCACCAATCCAGCCACGAACAAGGGAGCAGCTCTTGCTGGCCGCAGCCCGCATGTCTGCACAGCTGAGGTGGACTCGTATGGAGATTTGGCGGGAAAAATGTCACCGGGACATTCTCGTTCAAGACCTTGCAGATGACGAAGTCCCGTTGCTACAATCTGCTTTGCAGTCAGATTCACAGAGTGTTCCATCCATGCCACAGCCCCCATTGACTCGGCTGGAGTCGAAATCTAAACATCAAACCGTTGACGAAAAAAGCCCCCAGACGCCCACAGAAAACTCATTATCTCAGATTCCGAGTACTGTCAGTACCGGCAAAGTCATCGACTCTCCGACCAAAACGAGCGTCCCCCAGACGCCTCCACAATCTGCCGGTAAGGAGTCCTGGCATGCGAAATCCGACGCGAAAAGTATGAGGCAAGGATCTATCTCAAGCATTGCCGTAGCTGCAGCACAGCCCTCAACCCCAACACCTCACGCCAAAGCCTTTCAGGATGAGGACATCGCCAGCTCGTCAAGAACGTCGGATACTGGCCAAGATGATGTGGATGCCGACGAACGGGACTTCTTGAAGCAAGCCGGGCTGTGGGAGGCAAAATCAAGACGTGCCTCTTTAGAAAGGACACCCATGTCTACAGTTACAGAAGGCAATGAGTACTCGGTTACGACAGATCGAGATAAATTAGAAAGAAGCAAGATTAGAAGAAGCTTGCAGCGGACTCTTAGGGAGAGTGCAGGTCACCTTTCACATCATCGCAGCAAGAGGGGCAGAGACACAGGTCCGCCAGTTGTTGGTTCTGTGGATGATGGGACCCGGGAAACGACCCTGTCCCGTGGAACTGGTAGCTTTGTTGTTCATGGTAAAAAGGCCTCAGTGATCAATCTGGGCACAGAGCTGCAGACATTGTCTCAAGAAGACAAGATTATGTCACGGAAACAACACCAGTCATTGCAGCAAGACCAGCAAGACCAACCAGCTACCCCTTTACTGGGCAGTGACAGCCTTGATGACGATTTCCACTCTGCACTCGAAACACCATCCGAGTCGAACGGCACAAGTAGCAGAAGGAACTCGGTCGCTAGTACAAGCACTGCCACCGCTCGTAGTTTTAGAGATCTTCACAGGAAATATTCATCAGCACAAGCAGCTAGGAGCGTTTCCGGTGGAAGGCTTGCAATCCCATCGGATGGTGAAAGTGAAGTCGGCCCTAGCATCCGCGACGGCAGAAAATCACCCCAAATGGCATCAGGAACGCGACTAGAGGACCTGGAGGCAGGTGCATATTCACAAGTGAGTGAAAGTGTGActgaggacaagaagctggatGGAGAAGTTTGTGAAAGTGATGAGTCGTGTAGTAATGACGAAGACACACGACTTGAGCCTGAAACCCTAACAACTCAACCGATACAGGTTGTGAGAGTCTAA
- the SRP72 gene encoding Signal recognition particle subunit SRP72, whose amino-acid sequence MPQDPATTLSAMLRGATIDDHDEILKAANAALKANKNDELAQNTRVVALLKLDRFSDACRAISEGGIKLEANCVLERAYALYKLGKLDDATSVLASMGIQKRSLSHLAAQVAYRAENFDEAQSIYNRLLASDPDEEANDLSINLQAAQAQAAWKDISTSIVPDSEKTMEAFELCYNAACANIARGSLQLALKLLQRALALCDASDELTDEDKEEERKPILAQQALVLAKIGDLNRARDIYSSIDISAESEPDFKIITQNNRWALEKKPENPFLVEREVASWMSASSKAKLFKFQSDVLARNASVVDLRAHKVNGVKERVKKATTKDQMPSCNADLNGMSVIGAAAETQGLARKDALRSLLSLSKARPNDTGLVLTIVQLHLERKKLGAALHTLMSFFSRLEGSGDEQSQRVRFSPGLVALAVALKKTQKRETSARAELVRAAEFWRERPTTSVVSLLEEAGIALASSSSRNELNLARVAFTKLHHEKQVPPITSAGLVAAVAASDVSAVEQHIAQLPSVESLVSGIDVESLINSGVASTVEASAASRKRRSPTAPSSERPSQRRKRIRLPKNFVEGQTPDPERWLPLRDRSTYRPKGKKGRKKVAESTQGGVVKEEETLGLVGGGGVKVEKASASSSSKKKKKGKK is encoded by the exons ATGCCTCAAGACCCCGCCACTACCCTCAGCGCTATGCTGCGCGGAGCCACCATAGACGATCACGATGAAATTCTCAAAGCTGCCAATGCGGCCCTCAAGGCCAACAAAAACGATGAGCTCGCACAAAACACGAGAGTTGTCGCTCTGTTGAAGCTGGACAGATTTAGCGATGCTTGTCGGGCAATATCCGAGGGTGGGATTAAGCTAGAAGCCAATTGTGTGCTTGAGAGGGCATATGCTCTTTACAAGTTGGGAAAACTAGACGACGCAACCAGTGTCCTTGCATCCATGGGCATTCAGAAACGAAGCCTTAGCCATCTTGCGGCTCAAGTTGCATACCGTGCCGAGAACTTTGATGAGGCGCAGTCCATATATAATCGACTTCTTGCCTCTGATCCCGATGAAGAGGCCAATGATCTTAGCATCAACCTCCAGGCAGCACAAGCTCAAGCCGCGTGGAAAGATATCTCCACATCTATTGTCCCGGATTCAGAAAAAACCATGGAGGCCTTTGAGCTGTGTTACAATGCCGCATGCGCAAATATCGCCAGAGGATCTTTGCAACTGGCACTGAAACTTCTCCAGCGAGCCCTGGCCCTCTGTGATGCTTCTGATGAGCTGACAGACGAggacaaagaagaagagcgcaAGCCTATTCTTGCCCAGCAGGCTTTAGTTTTGGCCAAGATCGGAGACCTTAACCGTGCTAGGGATATATATTCTTCCATAGACATCTCTGC GGAATCCGAACCCGATTTCAAGATAATCACTCAAAACAACCGCTGGGCGCTGGAAAAGAAGCCTGAGAATCCCTTCTTGGTCGAACGCGAGGTTGCGTCTTGGATGTCAGCAAGCAGTAAGGCTAAACTGTTCAAGTTTCAATCTGATGTTCTTGCCCGGAATGCATCTGTCGTTGATTTGCGTGCACACAAAGTCAACGGTGTTAAAGAAAGGGTGAAAAAGGCGACAACAAAAGACCAAATGCCATCCTGCAATGCTGATTTAAACGGCATGTCCGTCATTGGAGCTGCTGCGGAGACGCAAGGTTTGGCCCGAAAGGATGCTCTGCGATCCCTTCTTAGTCTTTCCAAAGCAAGACCCAACGATACGGGGCTTGTCTTGACCATAGTGCAGCTTCACTTGGAGCGGAAGAAGCTCGGTGCCGCCCTACACACTCTGATGTCGTTTTTCTCGCGACTGGAAGGGTCCGGGGATGAACAATCCCAACGTGTCCGTTTTAGCCCTGGGCTGGTAGCGCTTGCAGTAGCGTTGAAGAAGACCCAGAAACGGGAGACGTCAGCCAGGGCCGAGCTTGTGAGGGCGGCGGAGTTCTGGCGCGAGCGCCCAACCACTTCGGTTGTTTCCCTTCTCGAAGAGGCTGGCATTGCACTTGCGTCCTCCTCTAGCCGCAACGAATTGAACCTGGCACGGGTTGCCTTTACGAAGCTACATCATGAAAAACAAGTGCCACCTATTACTTCTGCTGGGTTGGTCGCAGCGGTAGCTGCTTCTGACGTTAGCGCGGTGGAACAACACATTGCGCAACTTCCTTCCGTGGAAAGCCTTGTCAGTGGCATTGATGTAGAAAGTCTTATAAACTCTGGAGTGGCTTCTACCGTCGAagcctcagcagcaagcaGGAAGAGGCGGTCCCCCACCGCTCCAAGCAGTGAGCGCCCAAGCCagagaagaaagaggatAAGGCTGCCGAAGAACTTTGTTGAGGGTCAAACCCCTGATCCTGAAAGGTGGCTTCCATTGCGTGATAGATCAACTTATCGGCCAAAGGGTAAGAAGGGACGGAAGAAAGTTGCTGAGTCTACACAGGGTGGTGTGGTAAAGGAGGAGGAAACCCTTGGTCTTGTGGGCGGTGGCGGTGTCAAGGTAGAAAAAGCGTCGGCCTCAAGCTcatccaagaagaagaagaagggcaagaaatAG
- the APL4 gene encoding AP-1 complex subunit gamma-1 yields the protein MSSLKQFIRNVRAAKTIADERAVIQKESAAIRASFREESHDHGVRRNNVAKLLYLFTLGERTHFGQIECLKLLASPRFADKRLGHLATSLLLDENQEVLTLVTNSLKNDLGHSNQYIVGLALCTLGNIASIEMSRDLFPEIENLISTSNPYIRRKAALCAMRICRKVPDLQEHFLDKATHLLADRNHGVLLCGLTLVTSLCEADEEEGGEDGIVDKFRSFVPGLVKTLKGLSTSGYAPEHDVTGITDPFLQVKLLRLLRILAIGDPETSEQINDILAQVATNTDSSKNVGNSILYEAVRTILDIEADSGLRVLGVNILGKFLANRDNNIRYVALNTLIKVVAIEPNAVQRHRNTILECLRDPDISIRRRALDLSFTLINESNVRVLIRELLAFLEVADNEFKPTMTSQIGIAADKFAPNKRWHFDTMLRVLSLAGNYVKEQILSSFVRLIATTPELQTYAVQKLYVNLKKDITQESLTQAGAWCVGEFADALLKGGQYEEEELVQEVKEHEVVDLFALILNSSYATQVSTEYIITALMKLTTRFSEALQVERIRRLLQSHQTSLDVEVQQRAVEYGNLFSFDQIRRGVLEKMPPPQIKESSRVLGPAPTKKAKATNRKSRVLKPTEQDLLDLMDAPAPTTSGPAQTTNSDLLADILGGSASTPPPTSTSPHAPQPANVPSIMDLFGTGPNQSTTSSAQTPVGLDLMGNSSPQTQASQVELGHPCYSANDLSVTIQVQRNAEGLIQAVARFQNLSASTSLSHVGLQAAVPKSQKLQLLNISSSELYPGADATQMMRISGCKGELHSVKLSQIENVNERVRLLRLGLHNGPVKFSPGQWLDTYVPGIARAGGFTITCAPSSAASCDGLVAPYLELAVQQSPENAVAAWLWQPAEKIIGSHLHVRIGGSFVLPPPSHPQLENIERIVFVAGGVGINPLMSMLSYIAETDGFSKLDVSVFYTSKLPDRGGLESILFVQRIAALFADGRVKGTFKMYLTGSPESLQRFKRCRKAHCVMDNNVEVQEGRLSAAELCPDPRNGDQSSSLFYICGPPTMTDSLFTSLTSGDSGLNISPAQIMIERWW from the exons ATGAGCTCGC TAAAGCAATTTATTCGCAATGTTCGTGCGGCAAAGACCATCGCGGATGAGCGCGCGGTGATTCAAAAAGAGAGTGCAGCTATTCGCGCGAGCTTTCGGGAGGAGAGTCACGACCATGGCGTTCG CCGCAACAACGTTGCCAAATTGCTGTATCTCTTCACGCTCGGGGAACGAACCCATTTTGGCCAGATTGAGTGTCTGAAGCTACTCGCCTCTCCTCGATTCGCGGATAAACGTCTCGGACATCTTGCTACGAGTTTGCTCCTAGATGAGAACCAAGAGGTTTTAACCCTGGTTACAAACTCATTAAAAAA TGATCTTGGCCACTCGAATCAATACATCGTCGGACTTGCCCTATGCACTCTAGGCAATATCGCCTCTATTGAAATGTCAAGAGATCTATTTCCTGAGATTGAGAACTTGATATCCACGTCAAACCCTTATATTCGGAGGAAGGCTGCTCTCTGCGCCATGAGAATCTGCCGCAAGGTCCCCGACCTACAAGAGCACTTCTTGGATAAAGCCACACATTTGTTAGCGGACAGAAACCATGGCGTCCTTCTCTGTGGTCTGACCCTGGTCACGAGTCTGTGTGAAgcagacgaagaagaaggaggtgaagatggcattgTTGACAAGTTTAGGTCGTTTGTTCCGGGTCTTGTCAAGACACTGAAAGGTCTTTCAACCTCCGGCTATGCCCCAGAACATGATGTTACTGGCATCACGGACCCTTTCCTTCAAGTAAAGCTCCTTCGACTGCTCAGGATTCTTGCCATTGGCGATCCAGAGACAAGCGAACAAATCAACGATATTCTAGCGCAAGTCGCAACCAATACAGACTCATCGAAGAATGTTGGAAATTCTATTCTTTATGAGGCGGTTCGTACAATCCTAGATATCGAAGCAGATTCTGGACTGAGGGTTTTGGGAGTCAATATCCTCGGCAAGTTTCTTGCCAACCGTGACAACAACATCCGTTACGTGGCTCTGAATACCCTTATAAAGGTTGTGGCCATCGAGCCCAATGCCGTTCAAAGACACCGCAACACAATCCTGGAATGTCTGAGGGATCCGGATATTAGCATACGAAGACGTGCTCTTGATCTCAGCTTCACTCTAATAAATGAGAGCAATGTACGAGTCCTAATCAGAGAGCTTCTGGCCTTCTTAGAAGTTGCAGACAACGAATTCAAGCCTACCATGACAAGTCAAATTGGAATTGCGGCGGACAAGTTTGCCCCAAACAAAAGGTGGCATTTCGATACCATGCTTCGGGTGCTGTCATTAGCGGGAAACTATGTTAAAGAACAAATTCTCTCGTCGTTTGTTCGGCTTATAGCAACCACCCCGGAGCTTCAAACGTATGCGGTACAGAAGTTATATGTCAACCTTAAGAAGGATATCACCCAGGAAAGCCTGACCCAAGCGGGCGCTTGGTGCGTTGGCGAATTTGCCGATGCTCTGCTCAAGGGGGGGCAGtatgaagaggaagaactTGTTCAGGAGGTCAAAGAACACGAAGTAGTCGACTTGTTTGCGCTGATATTAAACAGCAGCTATGCGACACAAGTCTCTACCGAATACATTATTACCGCCTTGATGAAGCTCACCACTCGCTTTTCAGAGGCTTTGCAAGTTGAGAGAATCAGGCGGCTTCTACAAAGTCACCAAACGAGCCTCGATGTCGAAGTACAGCAACGAGCAGTTGAGTATGGCAATTTATTCTCATTTGACCAGATTCGTCGTGGTGTCCTGGAGAAAATGCCTCCGCCACAAATCAAAGAGTCATCTAGAGTTCTTGGCCCAGCGCCTACCAAGAAAGCAAAGGCTACGAATAGAAAATCCAGGGTGCTAAAGCCAACAGAGCAGGACCTGCTCGACCTTATGGATGCTCCTGCACCGACTACCTCGGGGCCAGCTCAGACTACCAACTCGGATCTTCTGGCAGACATTCTGGGAGGCAGCGCTTCAACACCGCCCCCGACGTCTACATCGCCACATGCTCCCCAGCCAGCAAATGTGCCCTCAATTATGGATTTATTCGGGACCGGACCAAACCAGTCAACCACTTCGTCGGCACAAACTCCTGTAGGCCTGGACTTGATGGGCAATAGCTCCCCTCAGACACAGGCATCTCAGGTTGAACTGGGACATCCCTGTTACAGCGCCAACGACCTGAGTGTAACCATTCAAGTCCAAAGGAACGCAGAGGGTCTCATTCAAGCTGTGGCGCGTTTCCAGAACCTCTCCGCATCAACATCACTCTCTCACGTCGGGTTGCAAGCTGCCGTTCCCAAATCTCAGAAACTCCAACTTCTCAACATTTCGTCCTCGGAATTATATCCTGGCGCGGATGCCACCCAGATGATGAGAATATCTGGGTGTAAAGGG GAATTACATTCTGTGAAGCTAAGCCAAATTGAAAATGTCAATGAACGGGTCCGGCTCTTACGGCTGGGGCTTCATAATGGCCCTGTAAAG TTCTCGCCGGGCCAATGGCTAGATACGTATGTCCCTGGAATCGCCAGGGCAGGTGGCTTCACTATTACTTGCGCCCCGTCATCAGCAGCCTCGTGCGATGGTCTGGTTGCGCCCTATCTCGAGCTCGCCGTTCAGCAGTCTCCGGAGAATGCGGTCGCGGCATGGCTATGGCAGCCAGCGGAGAAAATCATCGGGTCGCATTTGCATGTCCGCATCGGGGGCAGTTTTGTTTTGCCTCCCCCCTCTCATCCTCAGTTGGAGAACATCGAGAGGATTGTTTTCGTGGCGGGTGGCGTAGGCATCAACCCCCTTATGAGCATGTTAAGCTACATTGCTGAGACGGATGGCTTTTCCAAGCTTGACGTATCCGTCTTCTATACGAGCAAGTTGCCGGACCGGGGAGGCTTGGAGAGCATCCTATTTGTGCAGCGTATAGCGGCGTTATTTGCAGATGGCAGGGTCAAGGGAACGTTCAAGATGTACTTGACGGGCAGCCCCGAAAGCCTTCAACGCTTCAAAAGGTGCCGCAAAGCTCACTGTGTCATGGACAACAACGTTGAAGTTCAAGAGGGCAGATTATCGGCTGCTGAGCTGTGCCCAGATCCGAGGAATGGGGACCAGTCTTCGAGCCTGTTTTACATTTGCGGGCCTCCAACCATGACAGATTCCCTGTTTACGTCTCTGACTTCTGGTGATTCAGGATTGAACATATCGCCAGCACAAATCATGATAGAGAGGTGGTGGTAA
- the CMD1 gene encoding Calmodulin, translating into MADSLTEEQVSEFKEAFSLFDKDGDGQITTKELGTVMRSLGQNPSESELQDMINEVDADNNGTIDFPEFLTMMARKMKDTDSEEEIREAFKVFDRDNNGFISAAELRHVMTSIGEKLTDDEVDEMIREADQDGDGRIDYNEFVQLMMQK; encoded by the exons ATG GCCGACTCTCTTACCGAGGAGCAGGTCTCCGAGTTCAAGGAGGCATTCTCTCTGTTT GACAAGGATGGAGATG GTCAGATTACCACCAAGGAGCTGGGCACCGTCATGCGTTCCCTGGGCCAAAACCCGTCCGAATCGGAGTTGCAGGACATGATTAACGAGGTGGATGCTGACAACAACGGCACCATCGACTTTCCTG AATTCCTGACCATGATGGCCCGAAAAATGAAGGACACTGATTCCGAGGAGGAGATCAGAGAGGCATTCAAG GTGTTTGACCGTGACAACAATGGGTTTATCTCGGCAGCAGAGCTACGTCATGTTATGACTTCTATTGGCGAAAAACTCACCGACGATGAGGTTGACGAGATGATTCGGGAGGCTGATcaggacggcgacggccgAATTGATT ACAACGAATTTGTCCAGCTTATGATGCAGAAGTAA
- the tlg2 gene encoding t-SNARE affecting a late Golgi compartment protein 2, with protein MWRDRTNLYISYRQSYAHHPTQRNKYVGSNISGSNAFSAAYSSSSYAAEDRRGLLSSGGFDDDGDAVIEMDLLPPRWADVSDEITELLADVATNGHNLEKLHQQHVLPGFNDDEAKKTQETQIERLTQQITKAFHDCQRKIQRVEQMVRESKESGTLTKAEETMARNIQISLATRVQEASAGFRKKQSAYLKKLRDMGGLGTLTPGDSSSMPQAGSDIDSSLQESDADRYFSQSTLQAASQQKLLHSNDAAIAQREREIEEIAQGIIELSDIFRDLQTMVIDQGTMLDRIDYNVERMNENVKGADRELTVASGYQRRTTKRKIILLLILIIAGLFILLLVKPKRRD; from the exons ATGTGGCGAGACCGCACCAACCT CTATATTTCCTACCGTCAATCGTACGCACATCATCCGACCCAGCGTAACAAGTATGTCGGCTCGAATATCTCAGGCTCCAATGCCTTCTCTGCTGCGTACTCAAGTAGCAGCTATGCTGCTGAAGATCGAAGGGGGCTCCTCTCGAGTGGCGGGttcgacgacgatggcgacgcgGTGATTGAGATGGATTTGCTGCCGCCTCGCTGGGCTGATGTCTCCGACGAGATTACTGAGTTGCTGGCCGACGTGGCGACCAACGGACACAACCTTGAGAAGCTACATCAGCAGCATGTCCTCCCGGGATTTaatgacgacgaggcaaaAAAGACACAAGAAACACAAATTGAACGGCTGACCCAACAAATAACAAAAGCATTCCATGACTGTCAGCGGAAGATCCAGCGTGTGGAGCAAATGGTTCGCGAGTCCAAAGAGTCTGGAACTCTTACGAAAGCTGAAGAGACTATGGCAAGGAATATTCAGATATCTCTAGCAACAAGAGTTCAGGAAGCGAGCGCTGGTTTCAGAAAGAAGCAAAGCGCATATCTCAAGA AACTTCGAGACATGGGAGGACTAGGCACCCTCACTCCAGGAGACTCATCCTCCATGCCGCAGGCGGGCTCGGATATAGACTCGTCGCTACAAGAATCAGACGCCGACCGGTATTTTTCGCAATCTACACTCCAAGCCGCATCGCAACAGAAACTCCTGCATTCCAACGACGCTGCAATAGCTCAGCGAGAGCGCGAGATCGAGGAGATTGCGCAAGGTATTATTGAGCTATCTGATATATTTCGCGACCTTCAAACGATGGTTATAGACCAGGGCACAATGCTTGACCGTATCGACTACAACGTGGAGCGAATGAATGAGAACGTCAAAGGCGCTGACCGGGAACTGACGGTGGCCTCAGGCTACCAGAGAAGGACTACCAAGAGGAAAATAATCCTTCTCCTCATTCTAATTATTGCGGGATTATTTATTCTCCTTCTCGTAAAGCCAAAGAGACGTGATTGA